A portion of the Enterobacter sp. SA187 genome contains these proteins:
- the mgrB gene encoding PhoP/PhoQ regulator MgrB, whose product MRKFRWLIVIAALVVCLLMWTQMLNVMCDQDVQFFSGICVINKFIPW is encoded by the coding sequence GTGAGAAAATTTCGGTGGCTTATCGTGATCGCCGCGCTGGTTGTCTGCCTGTTGATGTGGACCCAGATGCTGAATGTTATGTGCGATCAGGATGTGCAGTTTTTCAGCGGTATCTGCGTTATCAATAAATTTATTCCCTGGTGA
- the ftsI gene encoding peptidoglycan glycosyltransferase FtsI, whose product MKKNSLTLNFTPLRFTLLCIAILFSLGILLGRTAWLQIIAPDKLVRQEDRRSLREVKVSSPRGMIVDRNGSPLAVSVPVDAVWADPKVIREKGGPVDNGRWQALTKALGMPLSDLAAMLRQHASSRFVYLARQLDPQQAQWIDRLNLPGINLQTESRRFYPGGHVAANLIGFTNIDGQGIEGVEKSFNAQLTGKPGLREVRKDRYGHVIENITETPAVPAQTLALSIDKRLQTLAEDALNNAVTWNKAESGAAVLIKIDTGEILAMANYPDFNPNNRSGATLDDFRNRAISDTFEPGSTVKPMVLMTALQQGIVKPDSVVDTHPYVIDGHRIRDVGYYPELTLTGILQKSSDTGVSRLSLAMPIQKLLDTYKSFGFGIPTGLGLTGESRGSLPVRRYWGQLDRATFSFGYGLMVTPLQLAHVYATIGSFGLARPLSITRVDPPVMGTQVMPADIVHQVEHMMESVALPGGGGTKAAVRDYRVAVKTGTAKKIGDDGKYVDKYVAYTAGVAPASHPQYALVVVIDDPKNGAYYGGAVSAPVFSEIMTRVLRVENIEPDGLRPGDDHLLVLNSSSGVAATR is encoded by the coding sequence GTGAAAAAGAACAGCCTTACCCTCAATTTTACCCCTCTGCGTTTTACCCTGCTTTGCATCGCCATTCTTTTCTCGCTGGGCATACTGCTGGGCCGCACCGCCTGGCTGCAGATTATTGCCCCGGACAAACTGGTCAGGCAGGAGGACAGGCGTTCTTTGCGCGAAGTGAAAGTGTCGTCGCCGCGCGGCATGATTGTCGATCGCAATGGATCACCGCTGGCGGTCAGCGTGCCCGTTGATGCTGTCTGGGCCGATCCGAAGGTTATCCGTGAAAAGGGCGGCCCGGTGGATAACGGACGCTGGCAGGCGCTGACGAAAGCGCTGGGAATGCCGCTGAGCGATCTGGCCGCCATGCTCCGGCAACATGCATCGTCGCGCTTTGTCTATCTGGCGCGGCAGCTTGATCCCCAACAGGCGCAGTGGATAGATCGCCTCAATCTGCCGGGCATTAATCTGCAAACGGAATCACGGCGCTTTTATCCCGGCGGGCATGTTGCCGCCAATCTGATCGGTTTTACTAATATCGACGGGCAGGGGATCGAAGGCGTTGAGAAAAGCTTTAACGCGCAGCTGACCGGCAAGCCCGGTCTGCGCGAGGTGCGTAAAGATCGCTATGGGCACGTGATTGAAAATATCACCGAAACGCCCGCGGTACCGGCACAAACCCTGGCGCTGAGCATCGATAAACGGCTGCAAACCCTGGCGGAAGATGCGCTGAATAACGCCGTTACCTGGAATAAGGCGGAGTCAGGCGCGGCGGTGCTGATAAAAATAGACACCGGTGAAATTCTGGCGATGGCCAATTATCCCGATTTTAATCCCAATAATCGCAGCGGCGCGACCCTGGATGATTTCCGTAACCGCGCCATCAGCGATACCTTTGAACCCGGCTCGACCGTTAAGCCGATGGTGCTGATGACTGCGCTACAGCAGGGGATAGTCAAACCTGACAGCGTGGTGGATACCCACCCGTATGTCATTGACGGACACCGTATTCGCGACGTGGGCTATTACCCGGAACTCACGCTGACCGGCATTCTGCAGAAATCGAGCGATACCGGCGTGTCCAGACTGTCGCTGGCGATGCCCATCCAGAAGCTATTGGATACTTATAAAAGCTTTGGCTTTGGTATCCCCACCGGGCTGGGTCTGACCGGCGAAAGCCGTGGCAGCCTGCCGGTGCGCCGTTACTGGGGGCAGTTAGATCGCGCCACCTTCTCATTTGGCTATGGCCTGATGGTCACGCCGCTACAGCTGGCGCATGTCTACGCCACTATCGGCAGTTTTGGTCTGGCGCGGCCGCTTTCTATTACCCGTGTCGATCCGCCGGTGATGGGTACGCAGGTGATGCCCGCTGACATTGTTCATCAGGTGGAGCATATGATGGAGAGCGTCGCGCTACCGGGCGGCGGCGGCACCAAAGCGGCGGTACGCGATTACCGGGTGGCGGTCAAAACCGGCACGGCGAAGAAAATCGGCGATGACGGGAAATATGTCGATAAATACGTCGCCTACACGGCAGGCGTCGCGCCAGCCAGTCATCCGCAATATGCGCTGGTGGTGGTGATCGACGATCCCAAAAACGGTGCCTATTACGGCGGTGCCGTGTCGGCGCCGGTATTCAGCGAGATCATGACCCGTGTACTGCGTGTCGAAAATATCGAACCCGACGGTTTGCGCCCCGGCGACGATCATCTGCTGGTGCTCAATTCTTCTTCCGGCGTGGCGGCAACGCGCTAA
- the prc gene encoding carboxy terminal-processing peptidase codes for MNTLFKRTALAGLLLITGQAFAVEDITRADQIPVLKEETQHATVSERVTSRFTRSHYRQFDLDQAFSAKIFDRYLNLLDYSHNVLLASDVAQFAQKKGVIGDELRTGKLDVFYDLYNLAQKRRFERYQYALKVLERPMDFTGNDSFNVDRSKAPWPKDEAELNALWDGKVKFDELSLKLTGKNEKEIRETLTRRYKFAIRRLVQTNSEDVFSLAMTAFAHEIDPHTNYLSPRNTEQFNTEMSLSLEGIGAVLQMDDDYTVINSMVAGGPAAKSKAITVGDRIVGVGQTGQNMVDVIGWRLDDVVALIKGPKGSKVRLEILPAGKGTKTRIVTLTRERIRLEDRAVKMSVKTVGKEKVGVLDIPGFYVGLTDDVKVQLQKLEKQNVSSVIIDLRTNGGGALTEAVSLSGLFIPSGPMVQVRDNNGKVREDSDNDGIVYYKGPLVVLVDRFSASASEIFAAAMQDYGRALIVGEPTFGKGTVQQYRSLNRIYDQMLRPEWPALGSVQYTIQKFYRVNGGSTQRKGVTPDIIMPTGNEETETGEKFEDNALPWDSINAATFVKYGDLTPHGPQLLKDHNERIAKDPEFQYIMKDIARFNAMKEKRDIVSLNEAQREKENAEDDAIRLARLNDRFKREGKPLLKKLDDLPKDYKEPDPYLDETVHIALDLAHLTKDQPAAKPAPAK; via the coding sequence ATGAACACTTTGTTTAAGCGCACCGCGTTGGCTGGCCTGCTCCTGATCACAGGGCAGGCTTTCGCCGTCGAAGATATTACGCGTGCTGATCAAATTCCGGTGTTAAAGGAAGAGACGCAGCATGCCACAGTGAGTGAACGCGTGACTTCGCGCTTCACTCGCTCCCACTACCGCCAGTTCGATCTGGATCAGGCGTTTTCCGCCAAAATTTTCGATCGCTACCTGAACCTGCTGGATTACAGCCACAACGTGCTGTTAGCCAGCGATGTCGCCCAGTTTGCCCAGAAAAAGGGCGTGATCGGCGATGAGTTACGCACCGGTAAACTCGACGTTTTCTACGATCTGTACAATCTGGCGCAGAAGCGTCGCTTTGAGCGTTATCAATACGCGCTGAAAGTGCTGGAGCGTCCGATGGACTTTACCGGCAACGACTCCTTCAACGTCGATCGCAGCAAAGCGCCGTGGCCGAAAGACGAAGCCGAGCTGAACGCCCTGTGGGATGGCAAGGTTAAGTTTGACGAACTGAGCCTGAAGCTGACCGGTAAAAACGAAAAAGAGATCCGCGAGACCCTGACGCGTCGCTATAAGTTTGCGATCCGTCGTCTGGTGCAGACCAACAGTGAAGATGTTTTCTCACTGGCGATGACCGCGTTCGCGCACGAAATCGATCCGCACACCAATTATCTCTCGCCGCGTAACACCGAACAGTTCAACACGGAAATGAGCCTCTCCCTTGAGGGGATCGGCGCCGTGCTGCAAATGGACGATGACTACACCGTCATTAATTCGATGGTGGCAGGCGGTCCGGCGGCGAAAAGCAAAGCCATTACCGTTGGCGATCGCATTGTTGGCGTTGGTCAGACCGGGCAGAACATGGTGGACGTGATCGGCTGGCGTCTGGACGACGTCGTCGCGCTGATTAAAGGGCCGAAGGGCAGCAAAGTGCGTCTGGAGATCCTGCCGGCAGGTAAGGGCACCAAAACGCGCATTGTTACCCTGACCCGTGAACGCATTCGCCTGGAAGATCGCGCGGTGAAAATGTCCGTGAAAACCGTGGGCAAAGAAAAAGTCGGCGTGCTGGATATTCCGGGCTTCTACGTTGGCCTGACGGATGACGTCAAGGTGCAGCTGCAGAAGCTGGAAAAACAGAACGTCAGCAGCGTGATTATCGATCTGCGTACCAACGGCGGCGGCGCGCTGACCGAAGCGGTATCGCTCTCGGGTCTGTTTATCCCGTCCGGCCCGATGGTGCAGGTGCGTGATAACAACGGTAAAGTGCGCGAAGACAGCGATAACGACGGCATTGTGTACTACAAAGGCCCGCTGGTGGTACTGGTTGACCGCTTCAGCGCCTCGGCATCGGAGATTTTCGCCGCCGCCATGCAGGATTATGGCCGTGCGCTGATTGTCGGGGAACCAACCTTCGGTAAAGGTACCGTGCAGCAGTATCGCTCGCTGAACCGTATTTACGATCAGATGCTGCGTCCGGAATGGCCAGCGCTGGGCTCGGTGCAGTACACCATCCAGAAATTTTACCGCGTTAACGGCGGCAGTACGCAGCGTAAAGGCGTCACGCCGGACATCATCATGCCGACAGGTAATGAAGAGACGGAAACCGGCGAGAAGTTCGAGGATAACGCCCTGCCGTGGGACAGCATCAACGCCGCGACCTTTGTGAAGTATGGCGATTTAACGCCGCACGGGCCGCAGTTGCTGAAAGATCATAACGAGCGTATCGCAAAAGATCCTGAGTTCCAGTACATCATGAAGGACATTGCCCGTTTCAACGCCATGAAGGAAAAACGGGACATCGTGTCGCTGAATGAGGCGCAGCGCGAGAAAGAGAACGCCGAAGACGATGCCATTCGTCTGGCGCGTCTGAACGATCGCTTTAAGCGCGAAGGCAAGCCGTTACTCAAGAAGCTGGATGACCTGCCAAAAGATTACAAGGAGCCGGATCCGTATCTGGATGAAACGGTGCATATCGCCCTTGATCTTGCCCATCTCACAAAAGATCAACCGGCGGCGAAGCCCGCTCCTGCAAAATAA
- the rlmA gene encoding 23S rRNA (guanine(745)-N(1))-methyltransferase, with protein MSFSCPLCHAPLRRQENSLVCPQRHQFDLAKEGYVNLLPVQHKRSREPGDSAEMMQARRAFLDAGHYQPLRDAISEQLDARLPAQASALLDIGCGEGYYTDAFAQIAAQHGAQTFGLDVSKPAIRAAAKRYPQVMFCVASSHRLPFEASTLDAIVRIYAPCKAQELARVVKAGGWVITAAPGPHHLQELKGLIYDEVQLHAPQSEQIEGFTLAEQHALGYRMTLSGAEAVALLQMTPFAWRAKPAVWEALADMEQFSCQTDFSIQCWQRNP; from the coding sequence ATGTCCTTCAGTTGCCCCCTTTGCCATGCGCCGTTGCGCCGTCAGGAAAATAGCCTCGTCTGCCCGCAACGGCATCAGTTTGATCTGGCGAAAGAGGGCTACGTCAATTTGCTGCCCGTTCAGCATAAACGCTCCCGCGAGCCGGGGGACAGCGCAGAGATGATGCAGGCGCGCCGCGCCTTTCTGGATGCGGGGCACTATCAGCCGTTGCGGGATGCCATCAGCGAGCAACTGGACGCACGCTTACCGGCGCAGGCCAGTGCGCTGCTGGATATTGGCTGCGGCGAGGGTTATTACACCGATGCGTTCGCGCAGATCGCCGCGCAGCACGGGGCGCAGACTTTCGGGCTGGATGTGTCAAAGCCCGCAATACGCGCCGCGGCAAAGCGTTATCCGCAGGTGATGTTCTGTGTGGCGTCAAGCCACCGGCTGCCGTTTGAAGCCAGTACGCTGGATGCGATTGTACGTATCTACGCGCCCTGTAAAGCGCAGGAGCTGGCAAGGGTAGTGAAAGCCGGTGGCTGGGTGATCACCGCCGCTCCCGGCCCGCATCACTTACAGGAGCTGAAAGGGCTGATCTACGATGAAGTTCAGCTTCACGCGCCGCAAAGTGAGCAGATCGAAGGTTTTACGCTGGCAGAGCAGCATGCGCTGGGGTACCGCATGACCCTGAGCGGGGCGGAAGCGGTGGCGCTGTTGCAGATGACGCCCTTCGCGTGGCGGGCGAAACCGGCGGTATGGGAAGCGCTGGCGGATATGGAACAGTTCAGCTGTCAGACGGATTTCAGCATCCAGTGCTGGCAGCGTAATCCTTAA
- the htpX gene encoding protease HtpX encodes MMRIALFLLTNLAVMVVFGLVLSLTGIQSSSIQGLLIMALLFGFGGSIISLMMSKWMALKSVGGEVIEQPRNDMERWLMQTVEQQSRQAGIAMPQVAIYHAPDINAFATGASRNASLVAVSTGLLQNMSRDEAEAVIAHEISHVANGDMVTMTLVQGVVNTFVIFISRILAQLAAGFLGGNREEGEESNGNPMIYFVVAMVLELVFGILASIITMWFSRHREFHADAGSARLVGREKMIAALQRLKTSYEPQEASSMMAFCINGKSKSLSELFMTHPPLDKRIEALRSGAYLK; translated from the coding sequence ATGATGCGGATAGCGCTTTTCCTGCTGACCAACCTGGCCGTGATGGTGGTTTTCGGGCTGGTGCTCAGCCTGACAGGCATTCAGTCCAGCAGTATTCAGGGCTTGTTAATCATGGCGCTGCTTTTCGGTTTTGGCGGATCCATCATTTCACTGATGATGTCGAAATGGATGGCGCTGAAATCCGTGGGTGGCGAAGTCATTGAGCAGCCGCGTAACGATATGGAACGCTGGCTGATGCAGACCGTCGAGCAGCAGTCCCGCCAGGCCGGGATCGCCATGCCGCAGGTCGCTATTTACCACGCGCCGGATATTAACGCCTTCGCCACGGGCGCCAGCCGTAACGCTTCGCTGGTGGCGGTGAGCACCGGGCTGTTGCAGAACATGAGCCGCGACGAAGCGGAAGCGGTTATCGCCCATGAAATCAGCCACGTTGCCAACGGTGACATGGTTACCATGACGCTGGTGCAGGGGGTGGTGAACACCTTCGTTATCTTCATCTCCCGTATCCTGGCGCAGCTGGCGGCGGGCTTCCTTGGCGGTAACCGCGAAGAGGGCGAAGAGAGCAACGGCAACCCGATGATCTATTTCGTGGTGGCGATGGTGCTGGAACTGGTGTTCGGTATCCTGGCCAGCATTATTACCATGTGGTTCTCCCGCCACCGTGAATTCCACGCCGACGCCGGTTCTGCGCGTCTGGTCGGGCGTGAGAAAATGATCGCGGCGCTCCAGCGTCTGAAAACCAGCTATGAGCCGCAGGAAGCCAGCAGCATGATGGCCTTTTGCATCAACGGTAAGTCCAAATCGCTCAGCGAGCTGTTTATGACTCACCCGCCGCTGGATAAACGCATTGAAGCGTTGCGTAGCGGCGCTTATCTGAAATAA
- a CDS encoding YebO family protein: MNEVLNSGVFNLASLIVSLVVLVAGLILWFFVNRLSSRTREQIELLEALLDQQKRQTALLRRLCEANEPEKEAPEKAVNVQADGDDFIRLVAER; the protein is encoded by the coding sequence ATGAACGAAGTACTGAATTCAGGCGTGTTTAATCTTGCGTCTTTGATCGTATCGCTGGTGGTGCTGGTCGCAGGTCTGATCCTGTGGTTTTTTGTCAATCGTCTGAGCTCACGTACCCGTGAACAGATCGAACTGCTTGAAGCGCTGCTCGATCAGCAAAAGCGGCAGACGGCCTTGCTGCGCCGCCTGTGCGAAGCAAACGAACCTGAAAAAGAAGCGCCCGAGAAAGCGGTGAACGTTCAGGCCGATGGCGACGATTTTATTCGTCTGGTCGCCGAGCGCTGA
- a CDS encoding YobH family protein: MRMTVRTIMIIALLWIGVLLSGYGVLVGSKENAAGLGLQCRYLTAQGFSTAQYIHTDSGIIGFTNCPVLRKSNTVID; the protein is encoded by the coding sequence ATGCGCATGACAGTTCGCACGATTATGATCATCGCTCTGCTGTGGATTGGCGTATTACTGAGTGGTTACGGCGTACTGGTTGGCAGCAAAGAAAATGCCGCCGGACTCGGTTTGCAGTGTCGCTATCTGACGGCGCAGGGCTTCAGCACAGCGCAATATATTCATACCGACAGTGGAATTATTGGTTTTACGAATTGCCCGGTACTGCGCAAAAGCAATACGGTAATTGATTAA
- the cspE gene encoding transcription antiterminator/RNA stability regulator CspE, whose translation MAKIKGQVKWFNESKGFGFITPADGSKDVFVHFSAIQGNGFKTLAEGQNVEFEIQDGQKGPAAVNVTAI comes from the coding sequence ATGGCAAAGATTAAAGGTCAAGTTAAGTGGTTCAACGAGTCTAAAGGTTTTGGCTTCATTACTCCTGCTGACGGCAGCAAAGATGTGTTCGTACACTTCTCTGCAATCCAGGGTAACGGCTTCAAAACTCTGGCTGAAGGCCAGAACGTTGAGTTCGAAATTCAGGACGGCCAGAAAGGCCCGGCAGCAGTTAACGTTACCGCTATCTGA
- a CDS encoding MBL fold metallo-hydrolase: MAWKNPWYNPDLPHHSPEGFRNLSETGHKPGDVERWRKERRAAGLPLAPQGGYDAFIDKWWQRAVISGEDDRVWWLGHTSMLLRLDGKHLLIDPVFSDRASPVSFSGPRRKTPLALNINDLPALDAILISHNHYDHLDKRTLRALLKRFPYVTLFVPLGLGDWCRRRGVQHIVELDWWDHRSFHGLTITAVPAQHWSMRTLWDRNRSLWCGWVVTSPHQRFWFTGDTGYTPTLADIPQRLGPFDMVALPAGAYAPRWFMASHHMDPQQAVRLWQQAGEPLAFPVHWGVFELADEGLDEPVRELVQELNEAGGRRDNFRILKIGQYLSFPAKLFA, encoded by the coding sequence ATGGCATGGAAAAATCCCTGGTATAATCCTGATCTGCCGCATCATTCCCCTGAAGGTTTTCGTAACCTGTCTGAAACCGGACATAAACCTGGCGACGTGGAGCGCTGGCGTAAAGAACGTCGTGCCGCCGGGTTACCTTTAGCACCACAGGGTGGTTATGACGCTTTTATCGACAAATGGTGGCAACGCGCCGTTATTTCCGGGGAAGACGATCGCGTCTGGTGGCTCGGTCATACCAGTATGCTGTTGCGACTTGACGGCAAGCATCTGCTGATTGACCCGGTATTTTCAGATCGCGCCTCACCGGTGAGTTTCAGCGGGCCGCGGCGCAAAACGCCCCTGGCGCTGAACATCAACGATCTGCCCGCCCTCGACGCCATCCTGATTTCCCACAACCATTATGATCATCTTGATAAGCGTACCCTGCGTGCGCTGCTAAAGCGTTTTCCTTATGTCACCCTCTTCGTACCGCTCGGTCTGGGCGACTGGTGTCGCCGTCGCGGTGTACAGCATATCGTTGAGCTCGACTGGTGGGATCACCGCAGCTTCCATGGGTTGACGATAACTGCCGTTCCCGCCCAGCACTGGAGTATGCGCACCCTGTGGGATCGCAATCGGTCGCTTTGGTGTGGCTGGGTAGTGACATCCCCGCACCAGCGTTTCTGGTTTACCGGCGATACAGGCTACACGCCGACGCTGGCCGACATCCCGCAGCGTCTGGGGCCATTCGATATGGTGGCGCTGCCGGCTGGCGCTTATGCACCACGCTGGTTTATGGCCTCACATCATATGGATCCTCAGCAGGCGGTGCGACTCTGGCAGCAGGCCGGGGAACCGCTGGCTTTTCCGGTGCACTGGGGCGTGTTTGAGCTGGCGGATGAAGGGCTCGATGAACCTGTCCGGGAACTGGTGCAGGAATTAAACGAAGCGGGAGGGCGGCGTGATAACTTTCGCATCCTGAAAATCGGTCAGTATTTATCCTTTCCAGCGAAATTATTCGCATAA
- the kdgR gene encoding DNA-binding transcriptional regulator KdgR, producing the protein MAIADLDKQPDSVSSVLKVFGILQALGEEREIGITELSQRVMMSKSTVYRFLQTMKSLGYVAQEGESEKYSLTLKLFELGARALQNVDLIRSADIQMRELSRLTKETIHLGALDEDSIVYIHKIDSMYNLRMYSRIGRRNPLYSTAIGKVLLAWRDREEVKQILEGVEYKRSTDRTITTTQDLLPMLDIVREQGYGEDNEEQEEGLRCIGVPVFDRFGVVIAGLSISFPTLRFSEEHLHDYVAMLHTAARKISEQMGYNDYPF; encoded by the coding sequence ATGGCAATCGCAGATTTGGATAAGCAGCCAGATTCTGTCTCTTCAGTTCTGAAAGTTTTTGGCATCCTGCAGGCGCTCGGCGAAGAGCGTGAAATTGGTATCACCGAACTGTCGCAGCGGGTCATGATGTCAAAAAGCACTGTTTATCGCTTTTTGCAGACCATGAAATCGCTGGGTTATGTGGCGCAGGAAGGTGAGTCAGAAAAGTATTCGCTGACGCTGAAGCTTTTTGAACTTGGCGCGCGTGCGCTACAGAATGTGGATCTGATCCGCAGCGCGGATATTCAGATGCGCGAACTGTCCCGTCTGACCAAAGAGACGATCCACCTGGGCGCGCTGGATGAAGACAGTATCGTCTACATTCACAAAATCGATTCCATGTACAACCTGCGCATGTATTCCCGTATCGGGCGTCGCAATCCGCTGTACAGCACGGCGATTGGCAAAGTGCTGCTGGCGTGGCGCGATCGTGAAGAAGTGAAGCAGATCCTGGAAGGCGTTGAGTATAAGCGCAGTACCGATCGCACCATTACCACAACTCAAGATCTGCTGCCGATGCTGGATATCGTACGTGAGCAGGGCTACGGCGAAGATAACGAAGAACAGGAAGAAGGCCTGCGCTGCATTGGCGTACCGGTATTTGACCGTTTTGGCGTGGTGATTGCGGGTCTGAGTATTTCGTTCCCTACGCTGCGTTTCTCTGAGGAGCATTTGCACGATTACGTGGCCATGCTGCACACTGCCGCGCGTAAAATCTCTGAGCAGATGGGCTACAACGACTACCCGTTCTGA
- the proQ gene encoding RNA chaperone ProQ → MENQPKLNSSKEVIAFLAERFPLCFSAEGEARPLKIGIFQDLVERVDGEMNLSKTQLRSALRLYTSSWRYLYGIKAGAARVDLDGNPCGVLDEQHVEHARKQLEEAKARVQAQRAEQQAKKREAAAAAGEPAEDAPRRERKPRPATPRRKEGGERKPRADKPAAKPQRAPREEPQHTPVSDITALSVGQNLKVKAGNNAMDATVTEITKDGVRVQLTSGMSMIVRAEHLLF, encoded by the coding sequence ATGGAAAATCAACCTAAGTTGAACAGTAGTAAAGAAGTTATCGCATTTTTGGCCGAACGTTTTCCGCTCTGTTTCAGTGCTGAAGGCGAAGCGCGCCCCCTGAAAATTGGTATTTTTCAGGATCTCGTCGAGCGTGTTGATGGTGAGATGAATCTCAGCAAAACCCAACTGCGCTCTGCATTGCGTCTTTACACCTCCAGCTGGCGCTACCTGTACGGTATCAAAGCGGGCGCAGCGCGCGTCGATCTCGACGGCAACCCTTGCGGTGTGCTGGACGAGCAGCACGTAGAGCACGCCCGTAAGCAGCTGGAAGAAGCCAAAGCCCGCGTGCAGGCACAACGTGCCGAGCAGCAGGCGAAAAAGCGCGAAGCTGCCGCCGCCGCCGGGGAGCCGGCAGAAGACGCACCGCGTCGTGAACGTAAACCGCGCCCGGCGACGCCTCGTCGCAAAGAAGGCGGCGAGCGTAAACCGCGTGCCGATAAGCCAGCCGCTAAGCCACAGCGCGCACCGCGTGAAGAGCCGCAGCATACTCCAGTGTCAGATATCACTGCGCTGAGTGTGGGGCAGAACCTCAAGGTGAAAGCGGGCAACAATGCCATGGATGCCACTGTAACGGAAATCACCAAAGATGGCGTTCGTGTGCAGCTGACTTCTGGTATGTCGATGATTGTACGCGCAGAACACCTGTTGTTCTGA
- the mntP gene encoding manganese efflux pump MntP, whose amino-acid sequence MNLSATLLLAFGMSMDAFAASIGKGATLHKPRFSEALRTGLIFGAIETLTPLIGWGLGMLASQFVLEWNHWIAFLLLVFLGGRMVLEGVRGNDDEDTPLQRHGFWLLVTTAIATSLDAMAVGVGLAFLQVNIITTALTIGCATLVMSTLGIMIGRFIGPLLGKRAEILGGIVLIGIGSQILWSHFAG is encoded by the coding sequence ATGAATTTATCTGCCACTCTCCTGCTCGCTTTTGGCATGTCGATGGATGCCTTCGCCGCTTCCATCGGGAAAGGCGCTACCCTGCACAAACCCAGATTCTCCGAGGCCCTGCGCACCGGTCTGATCTTTGGCGCGATTGAAACCCTGACGCCGCTGATAGGCTGGGGACTGGGCATGCTCGCCAGCCAGTTCGTACTGGAGTGGAATCACTGGATCGCCTTTTTGCTGCTGGTTTTTCTGGGCGGACGCATGGTGCTGGAAGGGGTACGGGGAAATGATGATGAAGATACGCCCCTGCAGCGTCACGGCTTCTGGCTACTGGTAACAACCGCGATTGCCACCAGCCTGGATGCCATGGCGGTTGGCGTCGGGCTGGCCTTCCTGCAGGTCAATATTATCACCACCGCGCTCACCATTGGCTGCGCGACCCTGGTGATGTCGACGCTCGGGATCATGATTGGCCGCTTTATTGGCCCGCTGTTAGGAAAACGGGCTGAAATTCTCGGCGGGATCGTGCTGATCGGTATTGGTTCGCAGATCCTCTGGAGCCACTTCGCCGGTTAA